A window from Moritella yayanosii encodes these proteins:
- the fliN gene encoding flagellar motor switch protein FliN, with protein MSNFNVEDINLDLDSIDTIDSLDDILQDDSSLMTAENKPLKKDLSFFHNIPIDVTLEVASTKLVIGDLMMLSSGAVIELDKLADEPLDLKVNGQLLATAEVVVVNGKYGVKLIDVVDDVVSGLKT; from the coding sequence ATGAGTAATTTTAATGTAGAAGATATCAACCTAGATTTGGATAGTATCGATACTATCGATAGTCTGGACGATATCTTACAAGATGATAGTTCGCTTATGACGGCAGAAAATAAGCCACTAAAGAAAGATCTTAGCTTTTTTCATAATATCCCCATTGATGTAACGCTCGAAGTGGCCAGCACCAAGCTCGTCATTGGTGACTTAATGATGCTAAGCAGCGGTGCTGTTATAGAATTAGATAAGCTCGCCGATGAGCCTCTTGATCTGAAAGTTAACGGTCAACTTTTAGCCACCGCCGAAGTGGTTGTTGTCAATGGTAAGTACGGCGTTAAGTTAATTGATGTTGTAGATGATGTTGTGAGTGGATTAAAAACATGA
- the flhA gene encoding flagellar biosynthesis protein FlhA, with protein sequence MNWNTIKNIKVSVPIFLLAVLAMVMLPLPAWILDSLFTFNIVLSILVLLVAVSAKRPLDFSVFPTVLLLATLLRLTLNVASTRMVLLHGHEGPDAVGKVIQAFGEVVIGGNYVVGMVVFIILMIINFVVITKGGERIAEVSARFTLDALPGKQMAIDADLNAGIIDKDQAKIRRADVSHEADFYGSMDGASKFVKGDAIASMMILFINLIGGLAIGVFQNDLSVTDAFQRFALLTIGDGLVAQIPSLLLATAAAIIVTRVNNDDGELSGQIGRQLLANPSVIYTSAIVMLILGLVPGMPTFVFLVFAAVLALVGWKQKDHLTDHAPIQQAEKIVESLTKRDEPLKWSDLPIIDCLSIELGYQLVSLVDQEQDGELLNRIRGIRKTNSEKMGFLIPEVRIKDNLTLKPSEYRIKLNGAKVAEASVKHDQLLAIKSGEIFGTLDGEITRDPAYNMEAVWISPNMKSKALNLGYSVVDCPTVIATHVSKIIRDNLAEIFGYNENEALMERLQSLSPKLSDNLEKALTNNDQLKVFRQLLREQVPLVDIANIATTIIDSAETTKDPILLSSDIRCTLKRSLITLAIGDRTKLNTFTLADELEQTLLTALNQSQQEAKTAIDSFPIDPSLLSKLQQKMPTVKEQLQQNGHPATLLVTPQLRPLLARYARSFAKGLSVLSYNEIPEHIQVDVVGTLG encoded by the coding sequence GTGAACTGGAACACCATAAAAAATATTAAAGTAAGTGTACCGATATTCTTACTCGCAGTCCTCGCAATGGTGATGCTGCCATTGCCAGCATGGATACTCGACAGCTTATTTACCTTCAACATTGTACTCTCAATACTCGTACTCTTAGTTGCGGTATCAGCAAAGCGTCCGCTGGATTTTTCTGTCTTTCCTACCGTGTTATTACTTGCAACATTATTACGATTAACGCTTAACGTCGCGTCAACCCGAATGGTATTACTACACGGCCATGAGGGTCCCGATGCTGTGGGTAAAGTAATCCAAGCGTTTGGTGAAGTTGTTATCGGCGGTAATTACGTTGTTGGTATGGTGGTCTTTATTATCTTAATGATCATCAATTTCGTTGTTATCACTAAAGGTGGAGAGCGCATTGCTGAAGTGTCAGCTCGTTTTACACTTGATGCGCTACCTGGTAAACAGATGGCTATCGATGCCGATCTCAATGCCGGCATTATCGATAAGGATCAAGCGAAAATCCGTCGTGCCGATGTTTCTCATGAAGCTGATTTTTATGGTTCGATGGACGGTGCCAGTAAATTTGTAAAAGGGGATGCAATTGCGAGTATGATGATCCTTTTCATTAACCTGATCGGTGGCTTGGCCATTGGTGTATTCCAAAATGATTTAAGTGTTACCGATGCTTTTCAACGTTTTGCATTGCTCACTATTGGTGATGGATTAGTTGCACAAATCCCGTCGCTATTATTAGCAACAGCCGCTGCTATTATCGTGACGCGTGTTAATAATGATGATGGTGAGCTATCGGGCCAGATTGGCCGCCAACTTTTAGCTAACCCAAGTGTCATTTATACCTCAGCAATCGTCATGCTGATACTTGGTCTCGTTCCGGGTATGCCAACATTTGTATTCTTAGTCTTCGCGGCTGTACTTGCTCTCGTGGGTTGGAAACAAAAAGACCACTTAACAGATCACGCGCCAATTCAGCAAGCAGAAAAAATAGTTGAATCATTAACAAAAAGAGATGAACCGCTGAAATGGAGTGACTTACCGATTATCGATTGCTTGTCTATTGAACTTGGCTATCAGCTCGTTTCATTAGTAGATCAAGAACAAGATGGTGAATTACTCAATCGTATTCGAGGTATTCGCAAAACCAACTCTGAAAAAATGGGTTTCTTAATACCAGAAGTGCGTATAAAAGATAACCTAACATTAAAACCGAGTGAATATCGCATTAAACTCAATGGAGCCAAAGTCGCAGAAGCTTCTGTTAAACATGACCAGTTACTTGCGATAAAATCAGGTGAAATATTTGGTACCTTAGACGGTGAGATAACACGTGATCCAGCTTACAACATGGAAGCAGTTTGGATCTCTCCAAACATGAAATCAAAAGCGCTCAATCTCGGTTATTCTGTGGTTGATTGTCCAACGGTCATTGCCACACACGTTAGTAAAATAATTCGTGACAACTTGGCTGAGATATTTGGTTATAATGAAAATGAAGCGCTAATGGAAAGACTCCAAAGTTTATCGCCAAAACTCAGCGATAATTTGGAGAAAGCACTAACAAATAATGATCAACTTAAAGTTTTCCGCCAGTTACTCCGAGAGCAAGTGCCGTTAGTTGATATTGCGAATATTGCGACCACTATTATTGATTCAGCTGAAACGACCAAAGACCCTATTTTATTAAGTTCTGATATTCGTTGCACCTTAAAACGTAGTCTGATCACACTCGCTATTGGCGATAGAACCAAACTGAATACCTTTACCCTTGCTGATGAATTAGAACAAACGCTGCTTACAGCATTAAACCAATCTCAGCAAGAAGCTAAAACCGCAATAGATAGCTTCCCAATAGATCCAAGTTTATTAAGTAAATTACAACAAAAAATGCCGACAGTAAAAGAACAATTACAACAAAATGGTCATCCCGCCACCCTATTAGTGACACCGCAACTGCGTCCATTACTTGCACGCTATGCACGATCGTTTGCTAAAGGATTATCGGTTTTATCTTACAATGAAATACCTGAACATATTCAGGTTGATGTTGTGGGAACCTTGGGATAA
- the fliP gene encoding flagellar type III secretion system pore protein FliP (The bacterial flagellar biogenesis protein FliP forms a type III secretion system (T3SS)-type pore required for flagellar assembly.) has product MKKFSIYLAVFLAFISLAAPAHADLALFSVNNGGQSQEYSIKLQLLLLMTALSLLPAMLLMLTSFTRIIVVLAILRQAIGLQQSPPNRVLVGIALTLTILIMRPVWTQIHEDAFLPYDSGSITLIEALGKAEIPLRTFMLKQTRETDLEQMLKIGNEPPVTSVDDIPFVVLMPAFVLSELKTAFQIGFMLFLPFLVIDLVVASVLMAMGMMMLSPLIISLPFKLMIFVLVDGWSMTIGTLTASFGG; this is encoded by the coding sequence ATGAAAAAGTTCAGTATCTACTTAGCCGTATTCTTAGCATTTATCAGTCTTGCGGCACCAGCGCATGCTGATTTAGCCTTGTTTTCTGTCAATAATGGCGGGCAATCTCAAGAATACAGTATAAAACTACAACTGTTATTACTGATGACAGCATTGAGTTTATTACCCGCTATGTTATTGATGCTGACAAGCTTCACCCGCATTATAGTTGTTCTGGCAATATTACGACAAGCTATTGGTTTACAACAAAGCCCACCCAATCGAGTACTCGTTGGTATTGCGCTAACACTAACGATACTGATCATGAGACCGGTCTGGACTCAGATACACGAGGATGCTTTCTTACCTTACGATAGCGGTAGCATTACGCTTATTGAGGCTTTAGGTAAAGCCGAGATCCCTTTGCGCACCTTTATGCTTAAACAAACTCGCGAAACCGACCTTGAACAAATGTTGAAAATTGGTAATGAACCCCCAGTAACCTCGGTTGATGATATCCCCTTTGTTGTCTTAATGCCTGCATTTGTCCTCAGCGAATTAAAAACGGCATTCCAGATTGGATTCATGCTGTTTCTTCCATTTTTAGTCATCGATCTTGTCGTCGCAAGTGTGCTAATGGCTATGGGCATGATGATGCTATCGCCACTTATTATTTCTTTGCCTTTCAAACTTATGATATTTGTTTTGGTTGATGGTTGGTCCATGACGATCGGTACATTAACCGCTAGTTTTGGAGGCTAG
- a CDS encoding sigma-54-dependent transcriptional regulator, whose protein sequence is MSANHEQDNMLLILESPSVTRLDSKELEQQGYVVHRCLNADDALLNASTLSPAVVLVDAELADMSLVSFVNVFSRNHPDTVIIVMVKSSQCELAAEAIVVGAADYLLKPFSDYQLIKAIKRAESLRKPMDDFILCSAESRQVVQLAHRAAQTDATVLIRGESGTGKELLARYIHTHSPRADGPFVAFNCAAMPESMIEAMLFGHTKGAYTGATSELVGKFELANNGTIMLDEIAEIPLQLQAKLLRVIQEREVERLGSNKKIKLNIRIIAATNKNLQEAVEKGLFRQDLYYRLDVLPLQCGALRERKDDILPLAEFFIRKYAPTPNYFMSSAATLMLLGHAWPGNVRELENVIQRALIIARGMEIQVADLMLPAQLNEKKTALKIIHQSEGLESTKKRAEYQYVLDTLKQFKGHRMKTAAALGVTTRALRYKMVAMREQGIAI, encoded by the coding sequence ATGTCGGCTAATCATGAACAAGATAATATGTTATTGATCCTCGAATCTCCTTCAGTAACGAGACTTGATAGCAAAGAGTTAGAACAACAAGGCTATGTCGTACATCGTTGTCTGAATGCTGACGACGCTTTATTAAATGCCTCGACGTTATCACCAGCCGTTGTTCTCGTCGATGCCGAATTAGCTGATATGTCATTAGTTAGTTTTGTGAATGTCTTCTCTCGTAATCACCCTGACACCGTTATCATCGTAATGGTGAAAAGTAGTCAATGTGAACTTGCTGCTGAGGCGATCGTAGTAGGTGCTGCGGATTATTTACTGAAACCATTCTCTGATTACCAGTTGATTAAAGCGATAAAGCGAGCTGAGAGCTTACGCAAACCAATGGATGATTTTATTCTTTGTTCGGCTGAAAGCCGTCAGGTTGTGCAACTCGCACATCGTGCTGCACAAACCGATGCAACTGTATTGATCCGAGGCGAATCGGGCACTGGTAAAGAGTTGTTGGCTCGCTATATTCACACACATTCTCCGCGTGCAGATGGGCCGTTTGTGGCTTTCAATTGCGCAGCCATGCCTGAATCGATGATTGAAGCCATGCTATTTGGTCATACAAAGGGGGCCTATACCGGTGCAACGAGTGAGCTGGTGGGGAAGTTTGAACTCGCCAATAATGGCACCATCATGTTAGATGAAATTGCTGAAATTCCATTGCAATTACAAGCTAAGTTACTGCGAGTGATTCAGGAACGTGAAGTTGAACGGCTCGGTAGTAATAAAAAAATCAAGCTTAATATTCGTATTATCGCTGCAACAAATAAAAATTTGCAAGAGGCCGTTGAAAAAGGTCTGTTCCGTCAAGATTTGTATTACCGATTAGATGTATTACCTTTGCAATGCGGGGCGTTGAGAGAGCGTAAAGATGACATCCTGCCTCTCGCGGAGTTCTTCATTCGTAAGTATGCGCCAACGCCTAATTATTTCATGAGTAGTGCTGCCACATTGATGTTATTAGGACATGCTTGGCCTGGTAATGTTCGTGAATTAGAAAATGTAATTCAACGGGCTCTCATTATTGCTCGAGGTATGGAAATACAAGTGGCAGATTTAATGCTGCCAGCGCAGTTAAATGAAAAGAAAACGGCGCTGAAAATTATTCACCAATCTGAAGGATTGGAATCAACTAAAAAAAGGGCAGAGTACCAATATGTTTTAGATACATTAAAACAATTTAAAGGGCATAGAATGAAAACCGCTGCAGCACTAGGTGTAACCACGAGAGCGTTGCGTTACAAAATGGTAGCAATGCGAGAGCAAGGTATAGCAATTTAA
- the fliR gene encoding flagellar biosynthetic protein FliR: MLNFSSIELMLIIGKIWWPFFRIISALWLLPIFGDTRITPSVRILFALTLAILIAPVVPIVDNINPFSLGSIILALEQILFGLFFGLSLTMLFAMMKLIGEILSMQMGLSMAVMNDPSSGGSSHVNSHLLTIFATLLFLSFNGHLIVLDILVESFTTWPIGSSIYLLNIDIILKLVSWMFMAALMLAMPAIVAMLLVNITFGVMNRSAPSLNVHSLGFPMGMLLGIICLGLVFRVIPNRFFDFSVFILEQMRFISGGLNV, encoded by the coding sequence ATGCTTAACTTTTCTAGCATCGAATTAATGCTCATTATTGGTAAAATATGGTGGCCGTTCTTTCGCATTATTTCAGCATTATGGCTATTACCTATATTTGGTGATACCCGCATTACACCAAGTGTGCGTATTTTGTTTGCTTTAACTTTAGCTATTTTAATAGCTCCAGTGGTACCCATCGTTGACAACATCAATCCTTTTTCTTTAGGTAGTATCATTTTAGCTTTAGAACAGATCTTGTTTGGACTATTTTTTGGTCTCAGCTTAACGATGCTATTTGCAATGATGAAATTGATTGGTGAAATACTTTCAATGCAAATGGGCTTATCGATGGCCGTAATGAATGATCCAAGCAGTGGTGGTAGTTCTCACGTTAACTCTCATTTACTGACTATTTTTGCTACGCTGTTATTTTTGAGTTTCAATGGCCATTTAATTGTCTTAGATATTCTAGTTGAAAGTTTTACGACTTGGCCAATCGGCTCTTCTATTTATTTATTAAATATTGATATAATTTTAAAACTTGTCAGTTGGATGTTTATGGCCGCACTCATGTTAGCCATGCCTGCTATTGTCGCCATGCTGTTAGTTAATATCACCTTTGGTGTCATGAACCGAAGTGCACCGTCTTTAAACGTTCATTCATTAGGTTTCCCGATGGGCATGTTGTTGGGCATCATCTGTTTAGGCCTGGTATTTCGTGTCATTCCCAACCGTTTCTTTGATTTTTCGGTATTTATTCTCGAACAAATGCGATTCATTTCTGGGGGATTAAATGTCTGA
- the flhB gene encoding flagellar biosynthesis protein FlhB, which yields MSDSSTQDKTEEPTQKKLDDAKKEGQIARSKELATAGLILISGSSLSWFAPSFSAFFSALFTIQMQLTREVTRDPQYMVVMLGEAIINMLKVLIPFILVLNLTTFLLGIMPGGLIFVLKNIQPKISKMNPISGLKRMVSKDTIIELIKSILKISLISFTLYKVLSLHWHELAAMAQMPLLNVLNNAMYIMSITLSFMGAALLIVAAIDLPYQKWSMNKKLKMSKQEIKDEHKGAEGNPEIKQKIKQIQRQMSQKRIDSAVPTADFIIVNPTHYAVAVKYDAARSQAPFIVAKGVDTMALRIKEIAESHDLDIIEAPELTRAIYHSTQVDQEIPAQLYTAVAYILTHIMQLSAYRKGRGKQPNTLPNFEIPATLKR from the coding sequence ATGTCTGACAGTTCAACGCAAGATAAAACCGAAGAACCCACCCAGAAAAAACTAGATGATGCTAAAAAAGAAGGTCAAATAGCACGTTCAAAAGAGCTTGCTACTGCGGGTTTAATCTTAATAAGTGGCTCTAGTTTGAGTTGGTTCGCCCCCTCTTTTAGTGCGTTTTTTAGTGCCTTATTTACCATTCAAATGCAGCTTACCCGAGAGGTCACTCGCGACCCTCAATATATGGTCGTTATGTTGGGCGAAGCCATCATCAACATGCTCAAAGTATTAATTCCGTTTATTTTGGTATTAAACTTAACCACATTTTTGCTCGGTATAATGCCCGGTGGATTGATCTTTGTATTAAAAAATATTCAGCCCAAAATAAGTAAAATGAACCCTATTTCAGGGTTGAAACGCATGGTATCTAAAGACACCATCATTGAACTTATCAAGTCCATATTAAAAATTTCGCTTATTAGTTTCACCTTGTATAAAGTGCTCAGTTTACATTGGCATGAATTGGCTGCAATGGCGCAAATGCCGCTCTTGAACGTCCTTAACAATGCCATGTATATCATGTCTATCACCCTCTCTTTTATGGGTGCGGCTTTATTAATCGTTGCTGCAATCGACTTACCTTACCAAAAATGGTCGATGAATAAAAAGCTGAAGATGAGTAAACAAGAAATAAAAGATGAACATAAAGGCGCAGAGGGAAACCCCGAAATAAAACAAAAAATCAAGCAAATCCAACGCCAAATGAGCCAAAAAAGAATTGATTCAGCCGTCCCGACAGCAGACTTTATTATTGTGAATCCCACTCACTATGCTGTTGCAGTTAAATACGATGCGGCGCGTAGTCAAGCACCATTTATTGTGGCTAAAGGTGTTGACACCATGGCCCTCCGGATCAAAGAAATTGCCGAAAGTCATGATTTAGACATAATTGAAGCACCTGAATTAACGCGTGCTATTTATCACTCAACACAAGTTGACCAAGAAATACCCGCACAATTATATACCGCTGTCGCGTACATTCTAACGCATATAATGCAACTGAGTGCATACCGCAAAGGGCGTGGAAAACAGCCAAATACATTACCCAACTTTGAAATACCAGCAACGTTAAAACGTTAA
- a CDS encoding OmpA family protein: MSLKVLLPAAGSLFFCSILNAQPFISELDQVQWQLSSNSFECKMTTNVETLGTVSIVKKAGYPEFIDVTSTIYTQKIKRYRLGSSKAPWGVKILPDPRWLGPALPFENEILVGVASFTRQLQQGDWGHIALTYVDSDNIHAVLPSVNLGDVFDGYYQCLRDISPFSYEQVRDRNLYYSGGSYLLNTQQKQEMAAIVKYISLDGLVTKILIDGHSNSIGNTVNNLLLSQQRADDVYMYLMEAGIPTKLMEVRSHGDRYPLKSDRTASGREKNRRVNLRIIRRLGK; the protein is encoded by the coding sequence ATGTCTCTAAAGGTTTTGTTGCCTGCTGCCGGCAGCTTGTTTTTTTGTTCAATATTGAATGCACAACCTTTTATTTCTGAGCTAGACCAAGTGCAATGGCAATTGAGCTCAAATTCGTTTGAGTGCAAAATGACAACGAATGTTGAAACATTAGGGACTGTTAGTATTGTTAAGAAAGCGGGCTATCCTGAATTTATCGACGTCACATCCACAATTTATACACAAAAAATTAAGCGTTATAGGCTTGGTAGTTCAAAGGCACCTTGGGGAGTTAAAATACTGCCTGACCCTCGTTGGCTAGGGCCTGCCTTGCCGTTTGAAAATGAAATTTTAGTCGGTGTTGCGAGTTTTACTCGACAGCTGCAGCAGGGGGATTGGGGACATATTGCCTTAACCTATGTTGACAGCGACAATATACATGCAGTACTACCCTCAGTAAATCTAGGTGACGTATTTGATGGTTACTATCAATGTCTCCGCGACATATCTCCTTTTTCATATGAGCAAGTAAGAGACCGGAATTTATATTATTCTGGTGGCTCGTATTTATTGAATACCCAACAAAAACAAGAAATGGCAGCGATCGTTAAATACATATCTCTTGATGGTTTAGTGACGAAAATACTCATCGATGGACATTCGAATAGTATTGGCAATACAGTAAATAATTTATTGTTATCACAACAACGTGCTGATGATGTGTATATGTATCTGATGGAGGCCGGTATCCCTACAAAACTAATGGAAGTGCGCTCTCACGGCGATCGTTACCCATTAAAATCAGATCGGACAGCCTCTGGTCGTGAAAAAAATAGACGCGTGAATTTACGTATTATTCGTCGGTTGGGTAAATAA
- a CDS encoding flagellar biosynthetic protein FliQ encodes MTPEQVVSLMGLAVNTIIAMVSVLVIPGLIVGLIVSVFQAATQIQEQTLSFLPKLIVTLLMVTFAGHWLLAQVKALFDYMFLNIPGLIG; translated from the coding sequence ATGACTCCTGAACAGGTCGTATCGTTGATGGGCTTAGCTGTTAACACTATTATTGCCATGGTGTCTGTATTAGTGATCCCTGGATTAATTGTCGGCTTAATTGTCAGTGTTTTTCAAGCCGCAACACAAATTCAAGAGCAGACGTTAAGCTTTTTGCCAAAATTAATCGTCACTTTATTAATGGTTACATTTGCAGGTCATTGGCTGTTAGCACAAGTTAAAGCGCTTTTTGATTATATGTTTTTAAATATCCCAGGGTTAATCGGTTAG
- a CDS encoding FliM/FliN family flagellar motor switch protein, which translates to MLVVKPTAVSPKITKSSSKITLAAESAEIEKYDLLGERRQWTDCLEVINADLSLVHREIERRLSQLFNEYEYRITLQKFTYEKVNPVDLGTNIIWLQAQNNAGLKVLLSINNTMLYTLTEIFLGATKPSNKDNLAQPSDSEYRLLKRILTILLDALDNQLSHHHEWTISHTNQPTIGDEFITSTIDCTIKEYMSSWRIWYPKEFINQKLSSNRTLPDYELLAAKLANAATNIPTNIKVILAKTQLNLVQLTQLKSGDFIMMDLPEIVSACTGNHVIAHGRVVVQSGRLVMQVTDTND; encoded by the coding sequence ATGTTGGTTGTAAAACCTACAGCGGTTAGTCCCAAAATTACAAAATCCAGTTCTAAAATTACTCTCGCTGCCGAATCAGCTGAGATTGAAAAATACGATCTACTCGGTGAACGTCGTCAGTGGACTGATTGCCTTGAAGTCATTAATGCTGATCTTTCCTTGGTTCATCGGGAAATTGAGCGCCGTCTATCTCAATTATTTAATGAATATGAATACAGAATAACGCTACAAAAATTCACTTATGAGAAGGTTAACCCTGTCGATTTAGGGACCAATATAATTTGGCTTCAAGCCCAAAATAACGCGGGTCTGAAAGTATTATTATCGATCAATAATACGATGCTATATACCCTGACAGAAATCTTTCTTGGGGCAACTAAACCGAGCAACAAAGATAACTTAGCGCAACCGAGTGATTCTGAGTATCGACTACTTAAACGCATTTTAACAATCCTGCTGGACGCATTAGATAATCAGCTTAGCCATCATCACGAATGGACTATAAGCCATACTAATCAACCAACTATAGGCGATGAGTTTATTACATCAACTATTGATTGTACGATAAAAGAGTACATGTCTAGTTGGAGAATTTGGTACCCAAAAGAATTTATTAACCAAAAACTATCAAGTAACCGTACGCTGCCTGATTATGAATTGTTAGCAGCAAAACTGGCTAACGCCGCAACGAATATACCAACTAATATCAAGGTTATTCTTGCGAAAACTCAGCTTAATCTCGTACAACTCACACAGCTAAAATCAGGTGATTTCATTATGATGGACTTACCCGAAATTGTCAGTGCCTGCACTGGTAATCATGTTATAGCTCATGGCCGAGTAGTCGTCCAATCTGGACGATTAGTAATGCAAGTAACCGATACAAACGATTAA